The genomic region GACATCCTCCTGCGCACCGGCGTGCCCGACGTGAATCGCCGCATCCGCGATCTGCGCGCCAGGGGGCTTGCGATCATCGGCCGGGAGCGGCGGCTCCCCGGCGGCCGGCGGCGCTGGTTCTTCCGCCTCGCCCGCCCGCCGCGCACGGACGTCTGAAGGATCCCGCGACATGGCGGAGGCACGGCGTCGCCTGGATGCGCTGCTCGACTCCCTCCTCGCCCGCGAGGGCGGCTATGTGGCGCATGCGGCGGACCGGGGCGGTCCCACGAAATACGGCATCACCCGAGCGACCCTGTCCGCCTGGCGCGGCCGGCCGGTGGGGCCTGACGAGGTCGCGCGGCTCGAGGCCGACGAGGCGCGGGCGATCTATCGCGCCCGCTTCTTCGCGGAGCCCGGGATCGACCGCCTGCCGAGCGCGCTTCAGGAGGTGATGCTGGATGCGGCGGTGCACATGGGTCGCGTGCGCGCCATCCGGCTGCTGCAGCGGCTGCTGGCCGCAGCGGCGGGCGACGTCGGCGGCATCGACGGCATCATCGGCCCGCGCACCATCGCCGCGGCCGGGCGGCTTGCCGCGCGGCTCGGCCCGCGGGCCGCGGCGCTCCTGCTGCTGCTGCGCGCACTGGATCTCGAGCGGCTGATCGCGGCCGATCCCGCCCAGGGCGTCTTCGCGCGCGGCTGGCAGAACAGGCTTGTCGCGCTGCTGCCGCAGGAGGCCGTGGATGCGGCCGCGGCACTCGCCATCGCAACCCGCATCGGGAGCTGAACCATGGGCATCCCCGTCATCTCCGACATCATCCAGGCGATCGCCAAGCCCATCGACGACCTCGTGGGCGACACGGACCTCAAACGCAAGCTCAAGGCCGAGATCCAGGGCCAGCTGTTCCAGCTGGACATGGCGCAGATCGCCGTGAACCGGCAGGAGGCGGCGCACAAGAGCCTGTTCGTGGCCGGCTGGCGGCCCTTCATCGGCTGGGTGTGCGGGGTGGCGATCGCCTGGGCCTTTCTGGGGCAGCATGTGGCGGAATGGGCGGTGGCGATCTGGGCGCCCGGCACGCCGATCCCCGAGGTCGAAAGCGACCGGCTGATGGAGCTCGTGCTCGCCATGCTCGGCATGGCGGGGCTGCGCACCTACGAAAAGCGCGCCGGCGTCGCGCGGGAGCGATAGGCGCCGGTCAGCGTCTCCGCTTCCCCGCTGCGGCGCATCACGCCCGCTCAGGCCTCCCTAGGTCCATTGGGCTCTTCCCGTCGTTCGCCGACGCGAGCGCGTCCGTTTCCTGCCCTCCTCGTCTCAGCCGCTGCGCACCACCCATCGTCTCCCGCCGATCCCGATGCTCGCGCCTTCGCTCTCGCGTCATCGGCCGCCCCCTCTCTTCGTCATCCGCCGCCCCCCTCTCTTCGTCATCCGCCGACTTGATCGGCGGATCCAGCAAGCGGGAGGGCCAATCACCGGCGCGGGGAGGGCGCCGGCGTCGGCTGGGTTCGCCGGTCGAGCCGGCGAACGACGTAGCAGTCATCGGTGATCGGTTATCAGTCATCAGTCGACTGTCATCAGGGCCGCGCCCGGAGTCCGTCGCACGGTCGCACTTTCCGGCCGGCTACGTCGTCATCCGCCGGCGCCCTCTCTGTGTCACCCGCCGGCTCGACCGGCGGGTCCAGCGGGCGGCGGCCTCATCTCGTGCGCCGCAGCGGTGGCCACCAGCGGCCGGATGGCGCGGTCGAGCGCACACGACCCGCCGCGGAGCCGACGTCGATGCAAGGGAATGAAGACGCCCTTCCCGGTCGCTCCGGGCAGGCAAGCCTCAGGAGGCCGGCACGTCGTCGGCGCCCAGCAGCGCGCCGGGCCGCCACTCCGCGAAATCGACCCGCGCGCCGTGGAGCCGGCAACGCGCATCAAGCAGCTCGACGAACAGGGGCGCCACATCCTCCGGCGCCGGCAGAGTCTCGGGATCCTCGCCCGGATAGGCCTGCGCACGCATGGCGGTGCGGACCGGGCCGGGGTTGACGAGATTGACCTTCACGCCCGACAGCCGGCATTCGGCCGCCCAGGTCAGCACCAGCGTCTCGAGTGCGGCCTTGCTGGCGGCATAAAGCCCCCAATAGGCCTTGTGGCGCCGCGCGGCTCCCGAGGTCACGAAGACGGCCCGTCCGTCCTCCGCCTGGCGCAGCAGCGGATCGAGGGAGCGGATCAGACGGAAATTGGCGTGCACATTGATGGCGAAGGTCCGCTCCCACTCCTTCGGATCGATGTGGGTGACGGGCGAGAGCACGCCGAGGCGGCCGGCATTGCCGATCAGCGCGTCGAGCCGGCCCCAGCGCTCGTAGATCGCGGCCCCCAGCCGATCGATGGCCTCGCCATCGGCAAGATCGAAGGGGGTCAGCGTCGCCGAGCCGCCGAGCGCGCGGATTTCGTCATCCAGGGATTCCAGCGCCCCCACGCTCCGCGGCCGCGCGATGGCGATCACATGCGCGCCCTCTGCTGCCACCGCCTTCGCCACCGCCCGTCCGATCCCGCGCGAGGCGCCGGTCACCAAGACGATGCGCCCCGCAAGCCGCCCGCCGCCGGATCCGTTCCCGCCGGTTCCGCCCGCCATGGCCGCGCTCACTCGCCCGCGGCCGACAGCAGCGGCAGCTGCGCCCCGCGGCGTTCGCGCTCCTCCACGTCGGTCAGACGGATCGGATAGTCGCCGGTAAAGCAGGCGTCGCAGAACGCCGGACGGCCGGCGTCACGCCCCGCCTCGACATTGCAGGCGCGGTAGAGCCCGTCGATCGACAGGAAGGCGAGCGAGTCCGCGTGGATGAACCGCCGCATCTCCTCCACCGACATGCGCGCGGCCAGCAGCTTGTCGCGCTCGGGCGTGTCCACGCCGTAGAAGCAGGAAAACCGCGTCGGCGGGCTTGCGATGCGCATGTGCACCTCCTTTGCACCCGCCTGGCGGACCATGTCGACGATCTTGAGCGAGGTCGTCCCGCGCACGATCGAATCATCCACCAGCACCACCCTCTTGCCCGCGATGTACCAGCGGTTGGCGTTGTGCTTCAGCTTCACGCCGAGATGGCGGATGTGGTCGGCCGGCTCGATGAAGGTGCGGCCGACATAGTGGTTGCGGATGATCCCGAGCTCGAAGGGAAGGCCCGAGGCCTCGGCGTAGCCGATCGCGGCCGGCACGCCCGAGTCGGGCACGGGCACCACGATGTCGGCATCCACCGGCGCCTCGCGGGCGAGCTCCGCCCCGATCCGCTTGCGCACGGCATAGACCGACATCCCGTCGAGCCAGCTGTCGGGCCGCGCGAAATAGACATGCTCGAAGATGCACGGGCGCGGCGCGATCCGCGGGAAGGGCTTGTGGGAGACGACGCCCTGGGCGTCGATGGCGACGATCTCGCCGGGCTCCACGTCGCGCAGGTATTCGGCCCCGATGATGTCGAGCGCACAGGTCTCGGACGCCAGCACCCAGGCGTCCCCCAGGCGCCCCAGCACCAGGGGCCGCACGCCATGGGGGTCGCGCAGACCGATCAGCCCGCCCTTCCACAGGGCGACCAGGGAATAGGCGCCTTCCACCTGCCGCAGCGCGTCGATCATCTTGTCGAGCAGGGTCGGGAAGCGCGAGGTGGCGACGAGATGCAGGATCACCTCGGTATCCGTCGTGGACTGGAAGATCGCACCCTCGCGCACGAGCTCGCGCCGCAGCACCATCGCGTTCGTCAGATTGCCGTTGTGAGCGATGGCGAAGCCGGTGGTCGCCAGATCGGCGAACAGCGGCTGCACGTTGCGCATCACCGTCTCGCCGGTGGTCGAATAGCGGACGTGACCGATCGCGGCATGGCCCTTCAGCCGTTCCAGGATGTCGGCGCGGGTAAAGTGGTCGCCGACGAGCCCGAGCGCGCGCTCGGTGTGGAACCTCTTGCCGTCGAAGGCCGTGATGCCGGCCGCCTCCTGGCCGCGATGCTGGAGCGCGTGCAGGCCGAGCGCCGTGTGGGCCGCGGCGTCGCCGGTGCCGAAGATGCCGAAGATCCCGCACTCCTCGCGCAGCCGGTCGTCATCGGCATGAGGGTGGGTGACGAGCGGGCGCTTCATGGGCGGAAGATGTCGCTCTTCGGTCATGGCTGATGCGGACCGCCGATCTGCTCCGGGCCTCTTGAACCGCCCCGGCCGCGCGTTCGCCGATCGGCACGGATCCGATGCGGCGCGCGCCGCCCATATAGGCGATCGGGCCGCGCTTGGCCAGCGTCAAATGCCCCTCCCGCCCGGGGCCGCGCAAGAACCGTCGGCGCCGTCCTTAGCGCGGGGGCCGCTCCTTGCGCCTGTCGCCCTCGTTATCGGCGGACCCGCGTTCCGTCTGCTCGATGAGCCCCTCGAGGGCCTTCGCATCCTCGGGCCGGTAGCCGGTCGCATCCATCAGACGCCGCGCGCCCTCGCCCAGCTCGCGGCCCTTCGGGAGCTTGAGCTGCGGGGGCTCGCGCGCGGCCTTCTTCAGGAAGTCGGGTCCCATCTCCGCCAGCATCGCCGCGCCGTATGCGATGATCGGGCGCGTGCGCGCTTCGCGCACGGTCCGCGGCAGATCGCCGCGCCAGAAGTAGCCGTCCACCAAGAGATAGCCGAGCGAGAGACCCACGAGCCCCAGCACGAGACCGAACAGCGCCCCCAGCGAACGGTCGAGAAAGCCGACCGGACCCTCGCGCACCGATTTCGCCGTCAGATGGGCGAGGATCTTGAGCAGCACCAGGGTCGCGACGAAGACGAGCGGTCCGGCAAGAAAATCCGCAAGCCGGGGGTCGGTGACGACGGGTGCGAGCAGGCGCGCGGCCGGATTCCACAGCAGCAGCGTCGCCGCCACCGCGCCACCCCAGGCCAGGAGCGAGAGCAGCATCGCCGTCACGCCGCGGGTGAAGGCGATGAGCACGGAGACGGCGAGCACAAGCGCCACCAGAACGTCGAACGCGGACATCATGTCGCTTCCTCCCGTCCCGCCTGCGCGGCGTGCCGCCGAGCGCCCGGCCGGCGCACGAACAGCGCCACGAGATCCTTCACGTCCCTGAGCGCGCGCACGGAGATGCCCTCCACCGCCGTGCTCCGGCCGGCCCCGCTCACGACCGGACAAAGCGCTTGGCGGAAGCCGAGCTTGGCCGCCTCCTTGAGCCGCGCCTCGCGATGGGCCACCGCCCGGATTTCGCCGGTCAGCGCCAGCTCCCCGAAGACGACGGGCGAGGTGGCGAGCGCCTCGCCGGTCAGCGCCGAGACCAGCGCAGCCGCCGCCGCGAGATCCGCCGCCGGGTCCCGGATCTTCAGGCCGCCCGCGACGTTGAGATAGACGTCGTAGCGGGAAAAGCCGAGGCCCGCCCGGGCGTCGAGGACGGCGAGCACCATCGCAAGCCGCGCCGCGTCCCAGCCCACCACGGCGCGGCGGGGGCTGCCCGGATTGGCGTCGGCGACGAGCGCCTGGATCTCGCACAGCAGTGCGCGCGAGCCCTCCATGCCGGCGAACACCACGGTGCCCGGTGCGGCCGCCTCGCCGTGCGGCAGGAACAGCCGCGAGGGGTTCGAGACCTCGGCGAGCCCCGCCGCCGTCATCTCGAAGACGCCGATCTCGTCCGTCGCCCCGAAGCGGTTCTTGACGGCGCGCAGGATGCGGTATTCGTGGCCGCGCTCGCCCTCGAAGTAGAGAACCACGTCGACCATGTGCTCGAGCACCCGCGGCCCCGCGAGCTGACCGTCCTTCGTCACATGGCCGATGAGCAGCAGCGCGGTGCCGCGCGCCTTCGCCTCGCGGATGAGCAGATCGGCGGCGGCGCGCAATTGGGTCACCGTGCCCGGCGCCGACTCGATCTCCGGCAGATGCAGCGTCTGCACGGAGTCGATGCAGATCGCATCGAAACCGTCCGATTCGCGCCAGCTTGCGAGAATGTCGCCCACCTCGGTGGCGGCCAGCAGCGCCACGGGACTGTCGGTAACACCAAGGCGCTCGGCGCGCATGCGGATCTGGGCGGGGGACTCCTCGCCGGTGACGTAAAGCGTGCGCGCGCCCGCTGCCGCCATGCGGGCCAGCGCCTGGAGCACCAGCGTCGACTTGCCGATCCCCGGATCGCCGCCCAGCAGCACGACCGAGCCGGGAACCAGCCCCCCGCCCAGCGTGCGGTCGAGCTCGGAAATCCCCGTCAGGCGCCGCGGCGGCCGGACGTCGGGACCGGACAACGTCTCGAAGGCGAGCGCCCGGCCCGGCACGGCGCGCCGCCCGCCTGCGGGCGCGGGCGCCGCGCGCTCTTCCGCGAGCGTGTTCCAGGACCCGCAGTGGGGGCAGCGCCCCTGCCACTTGAGCGTCTCGCCACCGCAGGACTGGCAGATGAAGACCGTGCGTGGGCGCGCCATGGGGCTTCGACGGCTTTCTTCCGGAGCGGCCTCGTTGACCCTGCTTAGCCGAAGAAGAAGCCCGGCGAAAGACCGCCCGCCTACCGGCTCCACGGGCGCGCGCCGCGGGTGGCGCGGACGGTGAGCACCCGCAGGCGGCCCGTGCGCCGGTCCACGAAGACGGCGTGCGCCCCCTCGCGGGCGAGCCGGTCCGCGGTGATCCGCCAGGCCGCGCCGGGGCAGATGCCCGCGGCGTCGCGGGCGCCTGGCCCCAGCACAAGAAGGTCGAGGCTGCGGCAGAACGCCGCCTCGGGCGCCGTCGCGGGGCCGGTCGCGAGCGCGACGCGCACCGGCCCCGTCGCGGTCGCGATCTCGGCCACGCACAGGCCTCTCCCACAAGTGAGCGGCGGCACGAGGCGGCGGCCGTCGTCGGCCCGCGCGCGATCGATGCGCAGCGCCTGCGGGATCCCGAGCGCCTCCTGCCAGGCGAGCCGGCTGCCGCGCTCCGCGGCGCGGCTGTTGACCCACAGCCTTGCGTCCTCGCGCACGGCGATCAGCCGTCCGCCGGCGCCGATGAGAATGTCGGGCGGCGGCGTGCGCGCGATGATGACGGCAGCGACGAGAGCGGGCGCCAGCGCGGAAAGCTTCATGAGCGGCGCGCGCCAGATCACGAGGGCGGCCAGCGCCACGACGAGCCAGATCAGCGCCGCCGCCGGATAGAGCGGCAGATGCCAGACCGCCCCGGGCAGGGCGGCGACGCCCTGCGCCGTCTCGAGGACGAGGCGCGCGCCGTGGCCCATTACCCGCAGCGCAGGATTCTCGAGGCCGAGCGGCATGAGAAGCAGCGCCGCAAGCCCCGCCGGCATCACGACGAAGGCGGTGACGGGAACGGCGACGAGATTGGCGATGAGTCCGTAGCGGGCGATCGCGCCGAAATGCTGGATCGCGGCCGGCGCGATCGCGGCCTCGGCGACCGCCGTCGTCACGAGCACCGCGGCCAGATAGCGGAAAAGGCGCCGCACGCCGCCCGCACCGGCGCCCAGGGAGATCCGGTGCGCCCGCAGCGCCTCGTAGACCCCGATCAGCGCCGCGACCGCGAGATACGACATCTGGAACCCCGGCTCGAGCAGATCCGAGGGCCGCCGCAGCAGCATCACGGTCGCCGCGAACGCGAGCAGCCTGAGCGAGAAGGGATCGCGCCGCAGCATCACGGCCACCAGCGCGAGCCCCGTCATGATGAAGGCCCGCTCGGTCGCGATCGAAGCGCCGGAGACCAGCAGATAGCCGGTGATGGCGACAAGCGCCGCGGCGGCCGCGGGACGCTTGCCGTCCCGGCTCTCCGCATGGCGCGGCCACAGTGCCAACATGAGCCGCACGAGCCAGAAGACGCCGGCGGCGACCAGTCCCAGATGCAGGCCCGAGATCGCGAGCAGATGCGCGAGCCCCGCGTCGCGCATCGCCGCGACATCGGCGTCATCCAGATAGCCGCGCTGGCCCGTGAGCAGCGCGACCGCAAGCCCCGCCTCGCGCGCCGGCAGCACCGCGCGCACCCGCGCCGCAATTTGCAGCCGGACGCGGCTCATGGCCCGCCGCAGCTCGTGGAGAACGGCGGCGAGCGCGCCGGCCGCGGGCGCGCAGCCGGCGGGCGGCTGCCCGTAGCGGTAGACAGGTGCAAGCGCATGACCGCTCGCGCCGATCCCGGCAAGCCAGGCGCGCCGCCCCGGATCGAAACCGCCCGGAATGCGCGGCATCCCCGGCGGCGCCAGCGACGCGAACACGCGCACGACATCGCCCACCACCAGCTCCGGAGCCGGCGTGCGCACCACGAGGCGGACGCGGCGTACCGGCGCGCCCCACAGGAGCGGCCGGCGCCGACAGGCGACGATGTCCAGCCGCGGGCCATGCACGCCCGGCTCGACGGCGGCGACGCGCCCCAGCACCGTGGCCGTGGCGGGCCGCTCGAGCACGGGGGTCGCAAGCCGCTCGACCTGCAGCTTCGCCGCCGCAAAACCCGCGAACAGGAGGACCAGCGCAAGCCGCGCAAGCGGCGCGCGGCGCGGCCAGCCTCCCCACCAGGCGACGAGCGGCAGGGCGGCGGCAAGCAGCAGCGCCGGCGGCGGCTCCGCCGGCAGCGCGTAGTAGAGCGCGATCCCCGCAGCCAGCAGGACGGGCGCCCAGAGCACGAGGCGGTCGCGCTCCTCCGCGACGGCCTCGCGCAGGCGGGCCGGGTCGAGCGCGGTGAGCAGACGAATGCGCAGGATGCGCAGCATCCGCGCGTCGAACGGTTTCGGTCCTGCACCGCCGATGAACGGCCCCCGCACGGCCCTCCTCCCCGCCCGCCGGTGCGGCACCCTACCGCCGGGCGGGCCGGCCCGTCCAGCCGGGAGCGGGCCTTGACGGCAGCCCCGCCTTCAGGGGAAAAGCCCGCGCGGGCATGCGGGGACCGGATGGATCGGATCGCTCGAGATGGCGGACAACGCGAAAACGGATGTGGTCACGCGCTTCGCCCCCTCGCCCACCGGGTTCCTGCACATCGGCGGGGCGCGCACGGCCCTCTTCAACTATCTGTTCGCGCGCCGGCACGGCGGCCGCTTCCTGCTCCGGATCGAGGACACGGACCGCGAGCGCTCCACACCCGAGGCGGTGGCGGCGATCATCGACGGGCTCACCTGGCTCGGCATCCACTGGGACGGCGAGCCCGTCTCGCAGTTCGCGCGCGCGGAGCGGCATCGGGAGGTGGCCTTCGAGCTGCTTGCGCGCGGCATGGCCTACAAATGCTTCGTCACACCCGAAGAGCTGGCCGCCGCCCGCGAAGCCGCACGGCGCGAGGGGCGCCCCTGGCGCTTCGAAAGCCCGTGGCGGGACGCCGATCCGGCGGACCATCCCGATGACCGGCCCTTCGTCATCCGGCTGAAGGCCCCGCGGGAAGGCGAGACCGTCATCGAGGATCGCGTCCAGGGCACGGTCCGGGTCGCCAATGCCGAGCTTGATGACATGGTCCTGCTGCGTTCGGACGGCACGCCCACCTACATGCTGGCGGTGGTGGTGGACGACCACGACATGGGAATCACCCATGTCATCCGCGGCGACGACCACCTCACCAACGCCTTCCGCCAAATCCAGATCTTCCACGCCATGGGCTGGGAGCCGCCGATCTACGCCCACATCCCGCTGATCCACGGCCCGGACGGCAGGAAGCTGTCCAAGCGCCACGGCGCACTCGGCATCGAAGCCTATCGCGACATGGGCTACCTGCCGGAGGCGCTGCGCAATTACCTGCTTCGCCTCGGGTGGGGGCACGGGGACATCGAAATCATCTCCACCGAGGAGGCGGCGAAGATCTTCGCGCTCGAGGACATCGGCAAGGGCCCGGCGCGTTTCGATTTTCAGAAGCTCGACGCATTCAACGCCCACTACCTGCGTGCGCTCGACGACGACGAGCTGTTGCGCCGGGCCATGCCCTTCTTCACGCGTCAGGCCGGGCGCGCCCTGACCGAAGAGGAGGTCGCGCGCCTGCGCGCCGCCATGCCCGGGCTCAAGGCGCGCGCCAAGACCTTGAAGGATCTGGCGGAAAGCGCCGCTTTCCTCTATACTGCGCGGCCGATCCCGATCGCCGCCGACGCGGCCGGCCTGCTGACGGATGAAGCACGCCGTCATCTGCGGGAGCTGGCCGGGGAGCTGGCGGCCGTCGATCCCGCCGCATGGGACGAGACGACGCTGGAGCGCGTCGTCAACGCGTTCGTGGAAAGGGCCGGGCTGCGGCTCAAGGCGATCGCCCAGCCGCTCAGGGTCGCGCTCACCGGCAGGCGGGTGTCGCCCGGGATCTTCGAGGTGCTCGCCGTCCTCGGCAAGGACGAGGCGCTGGCCCGGATCGCCGATGTCACGCAGGCCGGTTCGCGGCCGGATGCGCCCGGCCGCCGCGCGGACCAGGAATGACGGACGCAGAAAAAAGGAGCATGCCATGGCCAATCGCACGGACAGCCGGACGGGCAAGACCGCTCAGCTCAGGACGCCCGACGGGCGCGAGGCGAGCCTGCCCGTGCTGGATGGCACGCTGGGCCCCAGCGTGATCGACATCCGCTCCCTCTACAAGCAGACCGGCATGTTCACCTATGACCCGGGCTATACGGCGACGGCGAGCTGCGAGTCGAAGATCACCTACATCGACGGCGAGAAGGGAGAGCTGCTCTACCGCGGCTATCCGATCGAGCAGCTGGCCGAGCACAGCGACTTCATGGAGGTCGCCTATCTGCTGCTGTTCGGCGAGCTGCCGAACGCGAAACAGAAGGCGCAGTTCGTGCACGACGTGACCTACCACACGATGGTGCACGAGCAGATCTCGTTCTTCTACCGGGGCTTCCGCCGCGACGCGCACCCGATGGCGGTGATGGTGGGGGTGGTCGGCGCGCTCGCCGCCTTCTACCACGACAGCATCGACATCACCGATCCGCACCAGCGGCTGATCGCGAGCTACCGGCTGATCGCGAAGATGCCGACGATCGCGGCCATGGCCTACAAATATTCGATCGGCCAGCCCTTCATCTATCCGCGCAACGACCTCTCCTATTCCGCCAATTTCCTCCACATGATGTTCGCCGTGCCCTGCGAGCCCTACCACGTCAATCCGGTGCTCGAGCGGGCGATGGACATGATCTTCATCCTGCATGCCGACCACGAGCAGAACGCGTCCACCTCGACGGTCCGGCTGGCGGGCTCGTCTGGGGCGAACCCCTTCGCCTGCATCGCGGCCGGCTGCGCATCGCTGTGGGGCCCGGCGCACGGCGGCGCGAACGAGGCGGCGCTCAACATGCTGTTGGAGATCGGCACGCCCGAGCGCATTCCCGAGTACATCGCCCGCGCCAAGGACAAGAACGATCCCTTCCGGCTGATGGGCTTCGGCCACCGCGTCTACAAGAACTACGATCCGCGCGCGAAGGTGCTGCGCAGGATGGCGCACGAGGTTCTCGACGAGCTCAAGGTCGACAATCCGCTCTTCGACGTCGCCCGCGAGCTCGAGCGGATCGCGCTGAACGACGAATATTTCATCGAGCGCAAGCTCTATCCCAATGTCGACTTCTACTCGGGCATCATCCTCTCGGCGATGGGCTTCCCGACCTCGATGTTCACCGTGCTGTTCGCGATCGCGCGCACGGTCGGCTGGGTCGCCCAGTGGAATGAGATGATCGAGGATCCCGAGCAGAAGATCGGCCGGCCGCGCCAGCTCTACACCGGCCCCACCCGGCGCGACTATGTGCCGCTTGATGAGCGCGGCTGAACCGGCAATCCGGCCGCCCAAACCATCGTCGGATCGGCACCGATCCCTCCTTGCGCAGCGTGCGGTGCCAGCCTAGAGCCCGTCTGCACGTGGCGGGCGCCGGGTCTGCGGCACCCGTGACCTGCGCGCCTGCGGAGCTCCTCGCGGAGATGGGGGCCTGCGCATGCGGCCCAGGGGCGTCATGACGGGAGACGAGGAGGTGACTCAAATGAGAGGCGGCGGCGCTTCGCTCATGGTCCTGATGCTGTTGGCCGCCGCTCCGCTGCCGGCGGCGGCCGACGCACAGCAGCACGAGCACGCCCACGGGCCCATCGAGGAGATCGTGGTCACCGCCAATCCGCTGGCCACGCGCCGCGCGGAGGCTCTGCAGGGCACATCCGTCGTCTCCGACGAGGAGCTCCAGCAGGCGCTCGCGCCCACCCTCGGCGAAACCCTGAAGGCCCTGCCCGGCATCTCCCAGACGTTCTTCGGCGCGGGGGCGAGCCGGCCGGTGATCCGCGGGCTGGCGGGCGACCGCATGCGCGTGCTGGTGAACGGCCTTGATACCATCGATGCGTCCACCACCAGCCCGGACCATGCGGTGGCGGGCGATGTCGCCACCGTCGACCGCATCGAGGTGGTGCGCGGCCCCGCCTCCCTGATCTACGGCGCCAACGCCATCGCCGGCGTCGTCAACATGATCGACGACCGCGTGCCGCGCGAGACCCCCGGGAAAGCTGCGGAAGGCTTCGCCCGCTTCGTCTACGGCAGCGATGACGATCTGGTCTCGCCTTCGGGCGCGCTCACCGTCGGCCTCGGAAGCCATCTCGTCGCCCATGCCCAGGGCTTCTTCCGCGACACCGGGGATTACGAGGTGC from Rhodothalassiaceae bacterium harbors:
- a CDS encoding oxidoreductase, with the translated sequence MAGGTGGNGSGGGRLAGRIVLVTGASRGIGRAVAKAVAAEGAHVIAIARPRSVGALESLDDEIRALGGSATLTPFDLADGEAIDRLGAAIYERWGRLDALIGNAGRLGVLSPVTHIDPKEWERTFAINVHANFRLIRSLDPLLRQAEDGRAVFVTSGAARRHKAYWGLYAASKAALETLVLTWAAECRLSGVKVNLVNPGPVRTAMRAQAYPGEDPETLPAPEDVAPLFVELLDARCRLHGARVDFAEWRPGALLGADDVPAS
- the purF gene encoding amidophosphoribosyltransferase, which produces MKRPLVTHPHADDDRLREECGIFGIFGTGDAAAHTALGLHALQHRGQEAAGITAFDGKRFHTERALGLVGDHFTRADILERLKGHAAIGHVRYSTTGETVMRNVQPLFADLATTGFAIAHNGNLTNAMVLRRELVREGAIFQSTTDTEVILHLVATSRFPTLLDKMIDALRQVEGAYSLVALWKGGLIGLRDPHGVRPLVLGRLGDAWVLASETCALDIIGAEYLRDVEPGEIVAIDAQGVVSHKPFPRIAPRPCIFEHVYFARPDSWLDGMSVYAVRKRIGAELAREAPVDADIVVPVPDSGVPAAIGYAEASGLPFELGIIRNHYVGRTFIEPADHIRHLGVKLKHNANRWYIAGKRVVLVDDSIVRGTTSLKIVDMVRQAGAKEVHMRIASPPTRFSCFYGVDTPERDKLLAARMSVEEMRRFIHADSLAFLSIDGLYRACNVEAGRDAGRPAFCDACFTGDYPIRLTDVEERERRGAQLPLLSAAGE
- the radA gene encoding DNA repair protein RadA; translated protein: MARPRTVFICQSCGGETLKWQGRCPHCGSWNTLAEERAAPAPAGGRRAVPGRALAFETLSGPDVRPPRRLTGISELDRTLGGGLVPGSVVLLGGDPGIGKSTLVLQALARMAAAGARTLYVTGEESPAQIRMRAERLGVTDSPVALLAATEVGDILASWRESDGFDAICIDSVQTLHLPEIESAPGTVTQLRAAADLLIREAKARGTALLLIGHVTKDGQLAGPRVLEHMVDVVLYFEGERGHEYRILRAVKNRFGATDEIGVFEMTAAGLAEVSNPSRLFLPHGEAAAPGTVVFAGMEGSRALLCEIQALVADANPGSPRRAVVGWDAARLAMVLAVLDARAGLGFSRYDVYLNVAGGLKIRDPAADLAAAAALVSALTGEALATSPVVFGELALTGEIRAVAHREARLKEAAKLGFRQALCPVVSGAGRSTAVEGISVRALRDVKDLVALFVRRPGARRHAAQAGREEAT
- a CDS encoding competence protein ComEC, whose product is MRGPFIGGAGPKPFDARMLRILRIRLLTALDPARLREAVAEERDRLVLWAPVLLAAGIALYYALPAEPPPALLLAAALPLVAWWGGWPRRAPLARLALVLLFAGFAAAKLQVERLATPVLERPATATVLGRVAAVEPGVHGPRLDIVACRRRPLLWGAPVRRVRLVVRTPAPELVVGDVVRVFASLAPPGMPRIPGGFDPGRRAWLAGIGASGHALAPVYRYGQPPAGCAPAAGALAAVLHELRRAMSRVRLQIAARVRAVLPAREAGLAVALLTGQRGYLDDADVAAMRDAGLAHLLAISGLHLGLVAAGVFWLVRLMLALWPRHAESRDGKRPAAAAALVAITGYLLVSGASIATERAFIMTGLALVAVMLRRDPFSLRLLAFAATVMLLRRPSDLLEPGFQMSYLAVAALIGVYEALRAHRISLGAGAGGVRRLFRYLAAVLVTTAVAEAAIAPAAIQHFGAIARYGLIANLVAVPVTAFVVMPAGLAALLLMPLGLENPALRVMGHGARLVLETAQGVAALPGAVWHLPLYPAAALIWLVVALAALVIWRAPLMKLSALAPALVAAVIIARTPPPDILIGAGGRLIAVREDARLWVNSRAAERGSRLAWQEALGIPQALRIDRARADDGRRLVPPLTCGRGLCVAEIATATGPVRVALATGPATAPEAAFCRSLDLLVLGPGARDAAGICPGAAWRITADRLAREGAHAVFVDRRTGRLRVLTVRATRGARPWSR
- the gltX2 gene encoding glutamate--tRNA ligase 2, with the translated sequence MADNAKTDVVTRFAPSPTGFLHIGGARTALFNYLFARRHGGRFLLRIEDTDRERSTPEAVAAIIDGLTWLGIHWDGEPVSQFARAERHREVAFELLARGMAYKCFVTPEELAAAREAARREGRPWRFESPWRDADPADHPDDRPFVIRLKAPREGETVIEDRVQGTVRVANAELDDMVLLRSDGTPTYMLAVVVDDHDMGITHVIRGDDHLTNAFRQIQIFHAMGWEPPIYAHIPLIHGPDGRKLSKRHGALGIEAYRDMGYLPEALRNYLLRLGWGHGDIEIISTEEAAKIFALEDIGKGPARFDFQKLDAFNAHYLRALDDDELLRRAMPFFTRQAGRALTEEEVARLRAAMPGLKARAKTLKDLAESAAFLYTARPIPIAADAAGLLTDEARRHLRELAGELAAVDPAAWDETTLERVVNAFVERAGLRLKAIAQPLRVALTGRRVSPGIFEVLAVLGKDEALARIADVTQAGSRPDAPGRRADQE
- a CDS encoding citrate synthase, producing the protein MANRTDSRTGKTAQLRTPDGREASLPVLDGTLGPSVIDIRSLYKQTGMFTYDPGYTATASCESKITYIDGEKGELLYRGYPIEQLAEHSDFMEVAYLLLFGELPNAKQKAQFVHDVTYHTMVHEQISFFYRGFRRDAHPMAVMVGVVGALAAFYHDSIDITDPHQRLIASYRLIAKMPTIAAMAYKYSIGQPFIYPRNDLSYSANFLHMMFAVPCEPYHVNPVLERAMDMIFILHADHEQNASTSTVRLAGSSGANPFACIAAGCASLWGPAHGGANEAALNMLLEIGTPERIPEYIARAKDKNDPFRLMGFGHRVYKNYDPRAKVLRRMAHEVLDELKVDNPLFDVARELERIALNDEYFIERKLYPNVDFYSGIILSAMGFPTSMFTVLFAIARTVGWVAQWNEMIEDPEQKIGRPRQLYTGPTRRDYVPLDERG